The following coding sequences lie in one Mycobacterium gordonae genomic window:
- a CDS encoding GAP family protein, producing MWSGLIPLILGGALEPIEIMITLMLLGTPARLRAASAWISGHVCTRLVQGLIFGTILHWGARNTESKHSYHWVVSTVLLVVALLFLVTAARELLSDDDPDAPPPKWMAMLMSATPTKAFFVGAGVVTVSVKAWVFTLAAIGVIGSAELGHPAKMATYVAFVLLATSANLIIIGAAAIFGDRSRAALDRALRWLQDNSRPIVVFVGLVFGIWFGFKALRGFGIV from the coding sequence GTGTGGAGCGGCCTTATCCCGCTGATTCTCGGCGGCGCACTGGAACCGATCGAAATCATGATCACACTCATGCTGCTTGGCACGCCCGCACGCCTCCGGGCCGCCAGCGCCTGGATCTCCGGTCATGTCTGCACCAGGCTGGTGCAGGGCCTCATCTTCGGCACCATTCTGCACTGGGGAGCCCGCAACACTGAGTCCAAACACTCCTACCACTGGGTCGTGTCCACCGTTCTCCTGGTCGTCGCGCTGCTTTTCCTGGTCACCGCCGCCCGGGAATTGCTCAGCGACGACGACCCCGACGCACCACCGCCCAAGTGGATGGCGATGCTGATGTCGGCGACACCCACGAAGGCCTTTTTCGTCGGGGCGGGTGTCGTCACGGTGTCGGTGAAAGCGTGGGTGTTCACCCTGGCGGCGATCGGGGTGATCGGCAGCGCGGAGCTGGGGCACCCCGCCAAGATGGCTACTTACGTCGCCTTCGTGTTGCTGGCTACCAGCGCGAATCTGATCATCATCGGCGCGGCCGCGATCTTCGGCGACCGGTCACGCGCCGCACTGGACCGGGCGCTGCGGTGGTTGCAGGACAATAGTCGGCCCATCGTCGTGTTCGTTGGGCTGGTTTTCGGCATCTGGTTCGGGTTCAAAGCATTGCGCGGCTTCGGGATCGTGTAG
- a CDS encoding YncE family protein, producing MSVIDPATNDVIATANVGQFPNGIAASRGGNVYVTNLSDNTVSVIDPTSNSTTATITVGQSPTGIAVNPNGNIYVSNSGTGTVSVINPGTNTVTATVGVGNTPEALAASPATGYVFVANVNNGVVSVINPVTNTVSATIGVGTTPSGIAIDPVTGAVYVTNLNSGSVSVISG from the coding sequence GTGTCGGTGATCGACCCCGCTACCAACGACGTCATCGCCACAGCCAACGTGGGCCAATTCCCGAACGGGATCGCGGCGAGCCGTGGCGGCAATGTCTACGTCACCAACCTCTCTGACAACACGGTGTCGGTGATTGATCCGACGAGTAACTCCACCACCGCGACCATTACCGTAGGTCAGTCTCCGACCGGCATAGCGGTTAACCCGAATGGGAACATTTACGTCTCCAATAGCGGCACCGGCACGGTGTCGGTAATCAATCCCGGGACCAACACCGTCACCGCTACCGTCGGGGTCGGGAACACGCCTGAGGCTCTGGCGGCAAGCCCAGCGACCGGCTATGTCTTCGTCGCCAACGTCAACAACGGCGTGGTATCGGTCATCAACCCAGTGACGAACACCGTCAGCGCGACCATCGGCGTGGGCACCACTCCGAGCGGAATCGCCATTGACCCCGTCACGGGAGCGGTGTACGTCACCAACCTCAACAGCGGCTCGGTATCGGTGATCAGTGGGTAG
- a CDS encoding bile acid:sodium symporter family protein, translating into MTVADAAKLAFQISLFVVILGYGLTAEFGDVRYVLQHPGLLARSLLAVLVVAPALAVLLVNVVDVHPQVAIALVTLAISPLPPLLPRRGAKAGGQVQFGLGLVIVLAVLAVPALAVAGRLLGDVFGKQYVTNPWSVGELMLVSVLLPLVAGMAIGKFWPALAERIGGPIERAQRWALPVAMIVLLVAAAPQMWKLMGDVTVVAILIFVLGAFTIGHVLGGPDREFSAVVAFASACRHPATALTIASANFPNADERGAVALYGVVTALVGVAYTRWLSRRARASPG; encoded by the coding sequence GTGACGGTGGCAGATGCGGCAAAGCTGGCATTTCAGATAAGTCTGTTCGTGGTCATCCTGGGTTACGGGTTGACGGCGGAATTCGGCGACGTCCGGTACGTTCTGCAGCATCCGGGACTGCTGGCACGCTCGCTGCTGGCAGTGCTGGTCGTTGCGCCCGCGCTCGCAGTGCTGCTGGTCAACGTCGTGGATGTGCACCCACAGGTGGCGATTGCGCTTGTGACACTGGCTATTTCGCCGCTGCCACCGCTGTTGCCGCGGCGCGGGGCGAAGGCTGGCGGGCAAGTTCAATTCGGGCTGGGCCTGGTGATTGTCCTGGCTGTGCTCGCCGTGCCGGCGCTGGCCGTGGCCGGGAGACTGCTGGGCGATGTGTTCGGTAAGCAGTACGTCACCAATCCGTGGTCGGTAGGGGAATTGATGCTCGTCTCAGTGTTGCTGCCGCTAGTCGCGGGAATGGCGATCGGAAAGTTCTGGCCAGCACTGGCCGAGCGAATCGGGGGGCCGATTGAGCGCGCGCAACGCTGGGCATTGCCGGTGGCGATGATCGTGTTGTTGGTTGCAGCGGCTCCGCAGATGTGGAAGCTGATGGGTGACGTCACGGTGGTCGCCATTCTCATTTTTGTTTTGGGCGCCTTCACAATCGGACATGTGCTGGGTGGCCCCGATCGAGAGTTCTCGGCGGTCGTGGCCTTCGCGAGCGCCTGCCGTCACCCGGCGACAGCACTGACCATAGCCTCAGCGAATTTTCCCAATGCCGACGAACGCGGGGCCGTCGCGCTGTACGGCGTCGTGACGGCTCTGGTCGGTGTTGCGTACACACGGTGGCTGAGCCGCCGTGCCCGCGCGTCACCCGGGTGA
- a CDS encoding peroxiredoxin: MTTTEISTTAVGMPRIGDPAPQFTAVTTQGPINFPADYAGKWVIFFSHPADFTPVCTSEFITFASMQQQFAAYNTMLVGLSVDGLYSHIAWLRTIKEKISFRGMHDVDVTFPLVEDVSMEVAKKYGMIMQGEDSTKAVRAVFVIDPEGKIRAVIYYPLSLGRNFDELLRVIKALQTADHFHVATPADWRPGDRVIVPPAGSCGTAKERMEGHADGIACEDWFFCTKEISAEEVESAIRVGEHARMG; encoded by the coding sequence ATGACCACGACCGAGATCTCGACGACCGCTGTGGGGATGCCCCGCATCGGGGACCCGGCGCCGCAATTCACCGCCGTCACCACGCAGGGGCCGATCAACTTCCCCGCCGACTACGCCGGCAAGTGGGTCATCTTTTTCTCTCATCCGGCCGACTTCACTCCGGTGTGCACCAGTGAATTCATTACCTTCGCCTCGATGCAACAGCAGTTCGCGGCGTACAACACCATGCTGGTGGGATTGTCGGTGGACGGGCTCTACAGCCACATTGCTTGGTTACGCACGATCAAGGAGAAGATCTCGTTCCGCGGTATGCACGACGTGGACGTCACTTTCCCGCTGGTCGAGGATGTCTCGATGGAGGTCGCGAAGAAGTACGGGATGATCATGCAGGGTGAGGATTCCACCAAGGCGGTGCGTGCGGTCTTCGTCATCGACCCCGAAGGCAAGATCCGTGCTGTCATCTACTATCCGCTGAGCCTCGGACGCAACTTCGACGAGTTGCTGCGGGTGATCAAGGCGCTGCAGACGGCCGATCACTTCCACGTTGCGACGCCGGCCGACTGGCGCCCGGGCGACCGGGTGATCGTGCCGCCGGCGGGTTCCTGCGGCACCGCCAAGGAGCGGATGGAGGGCCACGCCGACGGTATCGCGTGCGAAGACTGGTTCTTCTGCACCAAAGAGATCAGCGCCGAAGAGGTCGAATCCGCGATCCGGGTGGGCGAGCACGCACGAATGGGCTGA
- a CDS encoding SpoIIAA family protein: MARLVRDDHRHIKKVAVVTDSHRGDTAEHLASHFVSAEIRHFPAGEQDLARQWVVGGAQ, translated from the coding sequence ATGGCACGGTTGGTTCGAGATGATCACCGGCACATCAAGAAGGTCGCGGTGGTGACCGACTCGCACCGCGGGGATACCGCCGAACATCTGGCGTCGCACTTCGTCTCCGCCGAGATCCGCCACTTTCCCGCCGGTGAGCAGGACCTGGCGCGGCAGTGGGTCGTAGGCGGCGCGCAATGA